In Lagenorhynchus albirostris chromosome 1, mLagAlb1.1, whole genome shotgun sequence, the sequence GAAGGGGATGGCAAGGACCAGCTGGAACCTGTCAACTCTCGCTGTCTCCAGTCTTGATGCAGGTCACCTGCACGATTAATCACTGAGCTAAACACGGCCCCGGCCAGGGGTGGGAGAAGCTTAAGGAAGGTCACGGGAAGGTGGAGCAGCTGCAGGTAGATAATCCACACTGACCGGTGAGTCACAGCCGCACCTGCCCCAACGCCCAAGCGTAAAACCAGAACGGCTGCGGCTTCCCTTCCACCCACCACATCTCACTCAGAAACGTCTCTCGTGGTCCACTCTACCCGGAAACACACAGGGGAGTGAATTCTGGGGCATGTGGTTCCAACCAGCCAAGTCACCACATTAAAAAGCCACCTCAAGTttgagggtggggctggagaattTGCACTTCAGATAAGCTCCCGGGTGATGCGCACGCTGCAAGTCTGTGGACCAGGCTGAGGATCACCGCCCTCCAAGAATGCCCGGCAGGACTCTAGTGCAGGACTGCCTCAACAATTGCATTGCATCTACGTGGCCCCCGTCACTGCACAGCGGGTGTGCCCCCAATTTTTATGACAAGTACAAATCCCCACCTCCAACTGCTAAAATGCTTCTTTGAGAACGGACATATTCCACAGGGAGGAACTCCTGGGGTTCTCTCAGCAATTCTAGGAAGATGCCCCAGAGAATCCCTTAAGGGACCGAAAGAAAATAAGGGATTCACGTTGACATCAGCACAGGATCCACTCTGGCAGCGGGACAGAAGACTCAGCAGCATGGACGGCAGAGAAAGTTTAGGAACTGTTTTGGCCTCACAAAAGCTCAAGGATACAAGAAAGACCAAGCAGCTATTTAGAGAGGATGAAAGAGGAGCAAGCAAGAAACCCTGCAAATAGCAACGTAAAGAAGGTGAGTAATTCGATTTGGGGCAGCTCTTGCATATGTGTGCTCAGAAGGATGTGTTCCAGAACAGAATGTGTCAAGGTGAGAAGGGTGTCACCAGGCCAGAGGAGGAGGCATGTTGAGGCGTGTCCAGGGGAGCAAGGGATACTTTTAAAGGCTGTGTCTTTAGGGCCTCAGCCCAGGCCCTTCTCTGGAACTGCCTCCCACTCTTCCAGGTCCTCTGAAAGTGTGAGTCAGCCACCCCCGCCCGGCCACAGCGGCTTGGCCCAGGGAGGGACGTGTGACCCAGGGACCCAAATCCTTTCACTAGGATGAGCCAATCTGAACTTCTCTCAGAGAATTTGAACTACATAACACAGAACTCCAGTCCACCAGGGAGAATGGAGTCAGGGCCAGGGTCGGCTCCgcgtgggtggggctgggtttctGGGGAGCAGGAACAAGGGTCTGTGGAAGAGGCCATGCCTCAGAGACTGAGACACCCGTGGAGAAAAGCAGAGGTGAGAAAGAAACTGGCAGGCTGAGACAGAGCACAGCAcaggttgaatgaatgaaggaaacatGACTCGCCCCTCCCACACATGATCTCCGTGATTGGTTATTGTGAACGAGTCGAGTCACTGGAGGTTAGGGAGGGAAGCAGGTGTTCCCACAGCCGTGGGAGAAGGAGGTGATGCTATAGGTTCTGATTCTCGCaactagcatttactgagtgttgCTGTGCGCCGAGTACCATGCTGGATGCTGGGATAGGAGATACAGAGATATAGAAATATAGCCCCACTGGTGGGGGATTTGGGGGGAACACCCATAGAGGGAAGGGGTCGTGTGTTGTAGGAGCACAGAGGGCTGAGTATCCGCCTCCGCTTGGCTAGAGACCAGGTGTGATCAGGAAAGGTGATATTTGGGTTGCATCTTTCCTTCAGGCCAAGGAGAGGGtagggtgttccaggcagaggaaacagcaaaggAAAGGACAAGTGGAAAAAGGCATAGCCCCAGGAAGTTGGAACTGCAGCTGAGAAAATGGGCCGTAGCTGGTCAGCATTGGCCCTGCGTGCTGTGCCCAGGCGCTGAGCTGGGAGTCCCTCAAGGATTCGGAGTGAGAGGGCGGCTGGCCGCGGCCATGGCCTGGAAGAGGGGGTGGAGACCTCCTCCAGGCAGGAAGAGCGAGGGCACGTGATACAGCGCTCACACCTGCAGCAGCCTGCCTGTAGAGCTCATCTGCTTTTCTGGATTCATTTCAGTGTAGCCAGTCAATGAGTGGTTTAGATCTTCTCTGCCCAGTGCCACCCTTAGACTTGGGCAAAATGGATGCCGTGAACTAAGCCAGAcccaaaaggacaaatatatgaCCCCACTTACATGGGGAACCTAAAATAGGccagttcatagagacagaaaacagaatggtggttgccaggggctgggggaggcgggCATGGGGAGTtcctgtttaatgggtacagagtttcagtttgggatgataaaaaagttctggagttggataatggtgatagttgcacaaaaGTGCAACTGTACTTAATGCCcctgaattgcacacttaaaaatggttaaaagggtaaattttagattattttaccacagtttttaaaaagtggatgcCAGGGCTCCGTGCTTCAGAAGGCCCAGCCCCACTCCAGCCCTCCTCTGGCTGCGCCCTTGTCCTATGGGCTTTCAGCATTCAAGCACCTCGCAGGCCTGAGAGAGGCTGCCCTTCCCTAATGGGCTATGGAAGGGAGTCCACAGACTAACTTGGACCATACACAATAATTCCCTTATGTACTGACTTCACTGCCCGACCCCACATATGCTGTAGCTACCAACAGTTTGCACGGTTGCGAGTCAGACAGCTCAGGGCCCAAGTCCCAGTCTGTGTTCggtttccccctctgtaaaatgggcctaatCATAGTAGCACCTCATGAAGTGGCTGAAATGGGTAAATGAGCCCCTGCAATAATGTGGTTAGAGGCCTGACACACAAGAAATGTCAGAAAACTTGGCTCCTACTAGAATATTCACTCTGCGTTCTTGACTGGAGGACTGATTATAGCTGTGTTGAAGAGAAGTGAAGGGAGAAGGTCATGTTCTCTGAGGGTGGTGCAAAGTTATCCAAGCAGGCGAGTGGgagccccctgccctgggccgAGTCAGCTGGGAGGCCTGGGTCACGCTCACCAGACAGTGGTGTCTGCAAGTCCCATGTGGGTTATTATACTCTTTGGAGACATCAGTCTCACCCAAGTCTCTGCCCTGGGGCTTAGAGTCTCATAATACATTTGATTAAAATGTCTCTCCCTTTGACCGTTCCACTCACAGGATTCACTtagaattcatttatttggtgGGTTAATATTTTGCATCAGCTTTGTCTAAGCAGGATGAGTGCCCTGAGACCCAACTCTGGTGTTTCCTGCTATCTGTAAATGAGAATAAGGACAGGTATTTTTGCTATGAGTTTCTTCGATAAAAATTTGGCAATGCATAATTTGTGTCACCTAATTGCAACTTTTATAATAAGTGAATTTTATGCATCCCCAGTTataacttgttttttttcttgagggATTTTCAAGTAGCTTCCAAAAGCCACCCTGCTTGTCTGGTTCAGATACTTTAAAGGCATAATTATGAGTTTGAATTGAGTTAAAAATAAGAGCCTGCAGAGCTTAGCTCATGCTGAGCACAGTGGCAGGCAAAAAGGTAAATCAAAACACTTTTGAGCAAGAGAATGGATGGCTAcagtttcaaataaaaaattaggaCACTGTAAAAATCATCATATTACATTTGGTTCACTGGGAAACATCTCCATGCGGCTACTAACCCACACTTAACTCACTGTTGTAAGTACTCCATGTAGGAGTACTAACAGCAAACGTTACTTAAAGCAACTCACATTGCTCTAAGGATgataaaatacatatgaaatatctACAATCTCCAGCTCAACTTTCCCTTATTTTGCTAAGGGGGAAAACACATGTGAGATGAAATTGTATGGATATTATATTTGAATCTTCTGGATCATTCCAAAGTATGATGGCaaattttctaaaaggaaatCTGGTTACTTCCAAAGTATTTTTATAATGCAGAGCTACACTAGGTTTTAGTATGATGAATTTCCACCTAAGTGAAGACTTTCTCATTGAAAAGAGTGAAATTATTGAAGATATTCCATATCAGATTTATTTCCTGGCTATACAAAAAACTCTAAGCTCAGATTTCTGGGAtacctttgttgttgtttgtttggccatgctgcacagcttgcagcatcttagttccccgaccagggactgaacccgtgccccctgcagtggaagcgtggagtcctaaccactggcccaccagggaactcccagggaTACCTGGAAAAACCATCTTCCAAAAAAAGCTCTTTGAAAAGTCTCCTCGATGGCAGCAGATTGACATGCTTTGAAGGGATGTCAGTCCCTTTTTGGAAAGGAGATACTGGGCAGAGTCACCTCTCGTGGATAAGGGAGGTGATCAGGCTAGACAATAAGCAAACTGTCTTTTCTGTCAGTGTTTATCAAGCCTTCCCCACGTGTATCTCTGTGTGCTGGAGATACACGGACACGAGGCTTTCTAAGGTGGCTTGAAGACAGTTCTTAAAGGAAAACCCAAAGGATGTCTTCAACAATGGCAACAACATATAAAGTCCACAGTGCATCAAAATGACTACTTTTGACAGATACTTATTTAGATaagttcttttatgttttttttaaagaaagactaaTTCATAATCATACTTTATAAATCTACTTAGATAAAATTGTACTATGTGTAGATTGTGCTTTGTTTTATAATTGATGGGTTTCTGGAAAGTTGTGGGAAAATCCTTTAAAATCAAACACAcaaggaaattattttaagagGGAGAAACTGTGTTGCATTTATTTCCAAGCACCATTTGCTGTGTATGTCAGAGGCCCTCCAGGGACTCTGCTCCCAGAGAGATGCCCAAATCTCCAGAACCTGTTGACCTGCACTTGGCCTCCCCCGTAGGACCTGGACACCTGAGCACAGACGGGAACTAGTGAGCTCGTCAGAGGCAGGTGATAGAGCGGTAACTCCTCCAACCAGGAGTCTTCTTAATCAACGCCATGGTTCCTAGTTATTGCTCTGGACatatttacaaacagaaaacacTTCACCCACTTTATCACCCTGGTTCACGATCTTCTAGACCCGGTCTCACATTTGTAGGATACGGTATGAGCTTTAAAGCTCTGCAGTAGCCCTGCTGGCAGTTTGGAGTGATTCAACCATGCAAAAATTCTACTTCGGTTGAATCATGAAATCGCTAGTTTTATAGACCAAAAATGGCAATCTCCCATGGTTCAACCTAATATGTTGGAGGAAGAGTAGGGTATGGTATGGTTTAGAAAGTCAGCCTTTAGCATTgatctttcctcctcttccctcctccaaaTAACCCAACAGAATGCTTTCCTCTCAAGTAACTCCATGTAAATCTAAGACAGGGGATGTAGGGAAACACAGACAGTTCCGAGGCTCCAGTCCTCCCAGAGGGAGAACAGGGGAAGACCTTTAGAAATGTATTTAGTTCATTTCATAAACAAATCCTTGTTTAGCTGCCCAGTGCTGGGAGGAAACTGCTCAGCCACTGCTGGTTCTACATCTTTAATGCCATCACCACGGGAGGGCAGAGCCGCCTCCGGCCTGGAAGGAGGATTTGGATCTCACCCTCACATTACCATGCTGtgaaaattaaggcacagaatcACAGTGAAGACACACTGAGATGGTGATACAGTCAGATTCAGAACGAGTCTCTGAAACCTCTGGAAATCAGCTTCCATTTTAACAGCATGGACAGGAAAGCCTTGCGTGGTATTTCATAAGCCCAGCGGGTACTGAGTGAGAGAAACAAAATACGGTCTGTtggactgggtttttttttttttttttttaaatgtttatttatttatttatttgttggctgtgctgtgtggcatgtgggatctttgttccctgaccagggaatgaacctgcaccccctgcattggaagtgtggagtcttaaccactggaccgtcagggaagtccctggactggGTTTTgagctctctctccttctcctgtgGGTGTCGTGGTATAGAATCAAGGGCCATACAAACCCGTTTTGGGGGTAGATTCTGCAGTGTTTTCAAGATAGGTCCCCTACACCTAGAGTCTCTCCCCGGCGTGGGCTCTCTGACGTGCACTAATACGTGAGCTATTGTTGAATTGGCTCCCACACTCAGCACATCCATAGGGTTTTTCTCCCGTGTGGATTCTCTGGTGAGTAATAAGACCTGAGCTCTGATTGAAGCTCTCCCCACGTTCCCCACGTTTATAGGGTctctctccagtgtggattcGCCGGTGGGTAATGACGTTTGAGCAGTCACTGAAACGTTTCCCACATTCCAGACACTCAGAGGGTTTCTCTCCTCTGATGGCTGGTCAGAGTGGAACTCTTACTGACCGTTTTCCCACACTCGGGGCACTGGTAGGGCTTTTCGCCAGTGTGCGTTCAGCAGTGTGTCCTCAAGCGCGAGCCGTTGGTGAAACTCTTTCCACGCTCACTACACTTAcggggtttctctcctgtgtggatTCTCTGGTGCATAATAAGGCCTGTGCTCTGCGTGAAGCCTGTGCGGCACTCCCCACATTTATAGGGCTTTTCTCCTGTGTGGATTCTCTGGTGTGTGATGAGGTCAGAATGATCACTGAAGCCTCTCCCACATTTGGGGCATTTGTAGGGCTTCCCCACCATGTGGATTCTCTGGTGGCAAACCAGATATGAGCTTTGGCCAAAGCTTTTCCCACACTGGCCACATTTATAGggtttcttttctccagtgtggGCTAATCTGTGGACAGCTAAGTGTGAGCTCAGGCTGAAATGTTTTCCACATTCACAGCATATATTGGGTTTTTCTCCAACATAGGTTCCCTCAGGACCTATGAATTTACCTAGGTCTCTTTCTGGAGGAGAGAGCAACTCTTGTCCATCTTCTAAGGATATTTCCCACTGCTTCTCTGCCCCATATTCACTTTCCCAGTCTTTCCTCCAGTTGAGGTATTGGGAACCATGCACGCTGGATCTTCCTAATAACACCCCAGGTAGTTTTACTGCCTCTGAAATGTCCTGGCTTGAATCCTCCTCATTCTCTGTCCTTGTTTCAAGAtctgaaagaatgaaatgaaactgCAAAGGTTACCTACTTTCTGATTCAGAAGAATGGAAACAATGTGAAAGAGGTCCTTACTGGTCACTTAAAAACAAGTTATTGGTGGTGACAGACCTTAATCAATTTTCCATTAACCAGGAACAAATAAGCTGGAATATGGCTGAACCATTGTCAAGACCAGCAGACATCCAGGCTTCACTCACTCCCCCGGCTTCTAAGCAGGAAGGTCATGTGGAGAAAGGCTGGAGGCAGGTCCAGGCGCACTTCTTCCtcttcagtcagagctgctcccCCCTCCTCAGAGGCTCTGTCGCCAAGCTCagctccccctctcctcccatcaCCTACGAACTGGCAATCGGTACTAAAAAGCCACCTTTCTCTTCCTGATACTGCCTTCTGGGTAGAGAGACGTGCCTTAGAATAATTCTCCTGGCCATTCTCCATCCCCTTCCTTACAGGTGGGAGGAATGACTTCCTTGGTTAACAAGCAGCTGGTGTACGTGGCTCAGATCAGCAGTGAAGGCTCTATCCCTGCAGGGCGAGGTGGTGGTTGTCCAGTGCTGCCTGTGGCTCAGTTCTGGGGCTCTGTGTGACCCCACAGCTAAGCCACACCCTCAAGAGCTCCACCATTTAGAAAGCTGCCATTCTGATCTCAATGTCTTACTCATGTCTCTCTCAGTCGGTCCAGAACCTGAGTAGGAGAACAGTTCTATTTACCAGATCACCTGAAATTCCAGCAAAATGACTGAGCCCCACCACGGAAGGGAGCTCATCTTAATCATGAGAAATTCACCCCTTCAATAATCTAAGGTtgactgtagttttaatttaggGTCATCCATGTTCCCTTTTTCTACTAACCTGGTTAAGTGatagttaattaaaattataattcagaTAGAAATTTAAGAGAGAAATCATAAACACTAATACTTTGTTTATAGCTACATATTCCAAGGTAACTAAAGAGACCaggctttcttttctgttcttctcaCAACTCCTGTGGTTTCAGCACCACAGAACAATAACCCGGGAAGATCAAGTGCCTGGGTTCCTCTCCCGCCCTTGCCCAGTGCTGGCTCATCCATGTTCAGAATTCCAGGTCTGACTTCTTTGTTGGTACGATACTAGCTTTCACTCATTTCCCACCTGCACAGGAAGTTTTCCGAATTTCCTTGAAATCCTGGAGACTGTCCTTCCAAAGTTCTTCACTTCCCTCCAGACTTGAGACCCCATCTGATGGGGGAACTGGAGGTCCTGCCCAAGGAAAAGCAAGAAGGGACATGGGGTTCTTAGGTAATTTGCCTTCTGTTCTCATATGTGGAAGTGGTAGGTGGGATGAGAATGGAAGCACGCCTCAGAAAGGTCtagttttaagaagaaaaagttaaTGACTTAGGAAATTTTCCCCCTTAAGTTCAGCATACAGGGCAATGTGCTTATGTATTTTAACAATAATTATAACGATGACAATGAGAACTAACATTTGCTGAATGCAAACAATGTAACAACCCAGGGAGGTAGTTACCATCACTgtgtccattttgcagataagaaaatggGGGCTCAGGGTGTTTAACCAATGTACCCGGGAACAGACAAGTCTTTAAAGTGGCAGactgttatatataatatatgcagaGTTCACATCTATGGGGCACTTTAGGTGGAAGCAAACAACTGAAACTTTAAGTAACTCTCCTGTTTCTCTAATATTGTTACTAAAAGCAGGCAGGGAGATCCCTTTGCTGGCAAGCAGAGCAAAATCCTCAAAATCATCTTCCTGAGTCACCCTGGACTATTGGTTTCTATCAGTATTTAAAGATAGGCTGTAAATAGTATTCCTCTATAGAAATCAACAATTTTCCTCCTGACAAGCCCATTCACATACAGACTAGTGATAGCAGAGTGACAGACATAAGCATGTCTCCTGATTCACGGTCCCTAATCTTCCCGCGGGGCTTCCTCTCTCCCACTGTTCTGAAGTGCACTTCGGGGAAGAGAGCTTACCATTGGGATACCCCCTCAAAGCCTGGGGGCCGAGGCTCCCGGGCTCCTCTTGGGgctcctctgtcacctcattacCATCCCATCACTGCCTTCTGGTTCTCATTGGAGTCCCCTCTAGTCCGCAGAACGCCTCCTGCCACCTCAAAGGCATCAAAAGTGTTGGCCAGGGTCCAGGGACTCATCAGGGCATCCATCTCATCGTATAAGGGGCAGGTGCCTGGAGTGTGGGTGCTCCTGGCTTTGCGGTAGTCTGGAGGTTTTTGAACCGGTAGCAACACTGCTCCAGGGTCCGCAGGAAGCCCCGTTCCCGCA encodes:
- the LOC132528706 gene encoding LOW QUALITY PROTEIN: zinc finger and SCAN domain-containing protein 20-like (The sequence of the model RefSeq protein was modified relative to this genomic sequence to represent the inferred CDS: inserted 2 bases in 1 codon; substituted 1 base at 1 genomic stop codon), whose amino-acid sequence is MGDELEWQGLEDEKVAGMHWGYEETKIFLGIHSESWIHEKLCTCHRNRQVYQIVAEQLRERGFLRTLEQCCYRFKNLQTTVTEEPQEEPGSLGPQALRGYPNGPPVPPSDGVSSLEGSEELWKDSLQDFKEIRKTSCADLETRTENEEDSSQDISEAVKLPGVLLGRSSVHGSQYLNWRKDWESEYGAEKQWEISLEDGQELLSPPERDLGKFIGPEGTYVGEKPNICCECGKHFSLSSHLAVHRLAHTGEKKPYKCGQCGKSFGQSSYLVCHQRIHMVGKPYKCPKCGRGFSDHSDLITHQRIHTGEKPYKCGECRTGFTQSTGLIMHQRIHTGEKPRKCSERGKSFTNGSRLRTHCXTHTGEKPYQCPECGKTVSKSSTLTSHQXGEKPSECLECGKRFSDCSNVITHRRIHTGERPYKRGERGESFNQSSGLITHQRIHTGEKPYGCAECGSQFNNSSRISARQRAHAGERL